The following nucleotide sequence is from Synchiropus splendidus isolate RoL2022-P1 chromosome 1, RoL_Sspl_1.0, whole genome shotgun sequence.
CTCTCCCACGACAGCGTCTTCATCCCAGAAGAGTCAGTAAAGCAGCCCTCTCTGGAATACACCATGTCGCAGGAGAACGTCTCAGATAAAGTCAGGAATCTGCAGGTATTGAATCACAGCCATTCAGATCCAGCAACGGTTCATTTGGTGGGGGAGGATAATTTATATGTTTTTCTGTCCATTGAATAGAAGCAGATTGCACAAAGTATTAAGTTTGGGCAGAAGCCTCCGTCGGTGAGGAGGAGCGAGGGGGATGATGGAAGTTCAGATGAGGATGAAGTCCCTCAGAGTCCGATGAAAGTGATGGCGCAGGTAGAGGCCGAGTCAGCACAAACGGAGGTCAGTCATTTTTGACTTAACTGACAGTTTTTGTTCTTGCATGACGAAGAATATCATGGTTAAgccattgttttgttgtgtgataGTAGACTAGTTTTTCATCTATGGCCTGACACAACGGCAGACACACTACACACAACTGCCTCTTCAGTTTCTTCTTTCTCTACTAAAAGACACCAAGCTGAATTCTAAATTTGAACCATTATGATCCACAGCTCATCATGAACATTTGTTCTGTTATTTTTCTAATTTTCAACAAAAGCAGGTTCATGAAGCCCCAGTCTCCCGTGCACAGAGCACACCTGTAAAGTCCCCACGGTCCAAAAGAGTTCTTCCACCTACTGGAACAATCGAATCCATCAACCTGGACGCAGTCCCGCAGTCAGTACCTCGCTTGGACAACGCAGCTGCTAAACATAAACTGTCCATTAAACCCAAAAATCAAAGGGTTTCTCGTAAACACCGACGATTCACACAGGTAGGTGAATGTGAGGTCTGTGTGTGCACAATGAGTTTAAGCAAACTCCTTCTTCCGCAGGATCTCCAGGAGGTGCCAACTCATGGTGTCCTCCAGGAGGAGCTTGAAGAGGCTGGCGTCTCCTCTGCTGTCCTGAGGAGGACTTCTGTTGAGGAGGGAGATTTGAAGAAACAGAGatgggaggaggaagaaagactAGAAATTGAGAGGAAACAAGCTctagaagagcagcagctgcatcaACTTGAGAAGGAGCGtcagaggctgctggaggagcagcagcgcatccaaaaagaggaggaggagaacaggctACGTGAGgctgcagagaagaggaggttggaagaggaaaagaggatcagagaggaagaagagaggagacaACGTGAGGAGCTACagcggagagaagaggaagagagaaggatGCAAGAAGAACAGGAGCGTCtgagaaaagaagaggaagaaagaaggGTGCGAGAAGAACAGGAGCGTCTgcgaaaagaagaggaagagaggaggacgcGAGAAGAACTAGAACGTCTgcgaaaagaagaggaagagagaaggatGCGAGAAGAGCAGGAGTGTCtgagaaaagaagaggaagagagaaggatGCGAGAAGAACAAGAGCGTATACGTAAAGAAGAGGAGGATAGAAGGATGAGAGAAGAACAGGAGTGTCAgcgaaaagaagaagagaaaatgaTGAGAGAACGGGAGCGTCAGcgaaaggaagaggaagagaagaaactgctggaagaaaagaaacgaaaagaagaagaagagaagaagaagcaggaagaagagcagaggaggcagCAGGAGCTTGAAGCTGAACGTGCAAAaaagcagagagaggaagaggaccGAAAGAAAAAGGAGGCAGCTGTAAAGAAGAAGATGCAGGAGATTGAGGAAAGGAAAAGGAAGGaagctgaagagaaaaaaaggaaggaggaagaattGAAGAGGTTGTCTTCAGCAGAGATGGACAGCGGCTCTGATCcacaagagaggaagagaagagcagaggagtTGCGCTGGAGGGAAatggaggagaggcagaagcCTTTCTCCTTCAAAGTATCTTCTGGAGAGAAACAGATTTTATTCCAGAAGGTCAACCTGTCACCAGTTACTCCTTCCTCTAGTCAGCAGAGTGGTGCTGTTACAGATCAGAGGGACATAGTGAAGGCTTCCTCCTCTGAAGGTCCAGAGTCACCAAACCTGCCAACATCTCAGTGTGTTCCCCACACTGCCATACTGGTGACTGGGGCGCAGCTCTGTGGGACTGCTGTTAATATGGACCAGATCAAAGACCCGGCTTGTAAATCTCTTCTGGGTCTGGGAGAGGACAGAAAGACTCAAGGAATGCCTCTGACAACCAAGAGTAAAACCTCTCCAGACCGCAAATCGGGCAAAACCAAATCCCTGACAGAGGCCTCAGTGTCATCAGACAGCGCAGCCGTCCTGGCCGAGTGGGCCACTATCAGGTCTAAGATCTTCAAGGGAGTTGAAGAAGGGAAGTATGATGAGCAACAGGACCAGAACAAGAACCAGCCTTCATCAAATACCGAAGAACAATCAGCGTTTGCCCACATGAACCTCAGAAAGACCATGTCGGCCAGCCCCAAGTTCTCCATCACCCCTGCTAAGAAGAAGTTTGGGGACTCGAACAGGAACTCTGAGGTCTTCAGTGTAGACGATGCTGATGAAGAACCAGCTGCTTCAGCGCCACCTGCTACAAGCAGGCAAGCGCCAAACAGGACCAGCAAAACAGTCCGAATCACTGAACGAGGATCGGAGGAATGTATGTTTGCCAAAgaccttccttctttccttgtTCCCAACACTGCAGCCTCTGAGGGAACTGAAATGAGGACCAGGGGTCACAGTGAAACTGAGGCCATGAGGAGGGAGGACGAGGAGGGCGCTGAAGAGAAGCCTTCGCCGTTTGGTATCAAGTTGAGGAGAACCAACTACTCTCTTCGCTTCCACAGCGAGCAGTCAACAGAGAAAAGGAAGAAACGCTACAGCGCTGGAGACAGCTTTGACGGGGTCCCCTCTCCCCTCACCCCCATTGACCCAGACGCGGACACTTCACTCGTGTTCTCTGACAAATCCAGAACCCCATCTCCTCAAAAGGAAAAGGTCGTGAGCAAGTACCTTCACAGCACCCATGTGGCAGCTCCCACCAAATCACGCAAATCCAGCTGCGACGACGGCGACAAAGTGCCGTCCAAGTCTTCACTCTACCGCAGACCTGCCACATCACCGAAACCTACCGGCAGAGTCCAGACGCCCCCGCTCTCACCGCTGCCCAAAGTGCTTCCAGGGCTTCCGTCTGAGGTCCACAGACTGGGTGGGGGTGATTCACCTGGTCATGAACAGATAACTGTGGGTGAggacttgacagctgcatcTCAGCTGCACTGCAGCAGCCAAGGTCACATCCAAGGTGAAGAAGAGCCAAAGGAGAAGAGGTCTTTCTTTCCGTCCATCAACATCCCCTGGAGAGAGAAGGTGGACAGAAAGACAGAGCTCAAGAGAGGTGAGTACCACATTGACCGGTGAGCCTGACTGACAACAGACTGACAGACTTTAAGTTGAAGATGAAACAGTCCAAGCTTGTCACTCCAGACTCTTCATGCTCTCCAACAGAAAAACCCTCGCTGCAGAGCCGACATTCACTGGACAGTTCAAAGGTCCAGGACAAGGAGGCGGGACCCCTGTGGATCACACTGGCCCTTCAGAAGCAGAAGGGCTTCAGGGAGCAGCAACAGAACCGCGAGGAGCGGCGGAGCCAGAGAGAAGCCAAGCTGGCAGAGAAGCAGGCGCGGGAGAGAGACAGCGTGTGTTTCCCAGCTCGCCCAGTGTTGCCCTGGATGCTATCCACCAGTAATCAGCTGCTTCTGATCTTTGTAGGTCACATCACTGAGCCCCACTGAGAGCAGAGGGAGTGCCAGTCCCGGCTCCAAGCCCCAGACACCAGAAGAACCCAAGAGGCCAGACAGTTTTCTGGGAAGATTCGAGCGCAGAGAACAACTGAAGAAGGCCAACACGCTGCCCAGCTCTGTCACGGGTGAGAGCCAAAAACTCACTCTTTTGATACAAAGATGGAAAATTCTTATCGTACAGATTATCTTTTCAGTGGAGTTTAAATTATGTGGATCTAGAGCGATTTCAAAAGTACtcatgtctgatgttttctcaGTTGAGATTTCAGACTCGACGccgtcgccccctgctgttaaAGACGTGTCAAAGCGCTTCCCCACCAGCGACTCGCCGCAGGTCACGACAGAACCGGCCTGGCTGGCCCTGGCCAAGAGGAAGGCCAAAGCCTGGAGCGACTGTCCTCAAATCATCAAGTAACACCGGCGTGCTCGTAGACTCAGTCATCGCCGCCCACCGTCACCATGACAACCCATCTGTGAGCCCTAGTATCCCTCACAGGCTATTGAATACGCAACCAATATCCAAACACTATTTAAGCAAGTATCAACAGCATGTGCTTCTAAACAAGATCCAAGCCGATGACGACGTCATAACTGAGCAAGTCCTCAGCAGCCAATCGCAAGAGCCAACCGTTTTTGAATGAAGCCGTCACAGTGGTTGTGAAATTGAAGAAAGGTGTTTCATGGGGTGGAACCTTTGTCAAAAGGGCTAGGGGGAGCAACAACTCCACTCTGACGGAGGTTTTCGTGCGCTGTCGGTGATGACCCGTCCCTTTTGAATCCTCACGCTGTCTGTGACCAAGTTCGCCAGAAACATGTAAAGAATCTGCCAAAATCACCACAACACAGCACTCTTTGATAGTGACTTCACATCACCACTCACTCttgatgtgcatttttttcctgtttttcttctgcctGCTGTAACATTTATTCTCGTAGCAGTCACGTGTTTTGTCATCCATCACTCCCTCCTAAATGTGGTCCTTGCACTCTCGCTCGCCATCATCGTCTCTCACTCGATGATCTGTACTTATGTAATCTAAGACCAGAGATCCACACGCTGGGGGGGGGCACTTTCTGTTTCTAACGTCGGTCGTGCACAATAGTGTAGTGTGCGCAGTGTTACCTGTAACTAAAAATGTTTGGTATTATTTGCACTTTTTTGTCCACTCAAGAGACATTCATGAGAAAATTCTTAAGAGATTAAATCAATGCTATGAAtgatgtaaattaaaaaaaaaagtctgaactGAATGTGGATATTTGGTTGTAACAAGAGGCTCCTAtgagaaactgtgactgttgtgataATAAAAGAAACATTACTAATAAAAACATCCTGAAAAGTTGTGTAAGcccattgaaaaaaatgaaaaaaaaagatataaattctattttttcatttatataaaaaatatttttgcattaaaaagtttaaacagataattagAAAAATGAGTTAAATCATATATTTTAACACAAACCTTACACATACCTTTCGAAAGATTTGAATACCCTGAAATGTATGTATGCTCTCATTGCAAcgtattgaaatgaaaatacaaaatagaAAATTCAGGAATGAGAaaaggttaaatatatatatatatatatatatatatatatatatatatatatacatacagcaCTCTTTGATAGTGACTTCACATCAGCACTcttgatgtgtattttttttatatttattatgacATTATAGTAAAcataagatttaaaaaatgaaccagTGATGCCCTTttgcatatttaaaaaagatataatagaaaacatttttcaaagacTTGACACATCAGCTTCATGGTGTAGCTTGGTGTGAGGTGACATCCAGCTTTAAACAATACACGTAATCATTCCTGCAGCCGATGACCACATGGCCGTCGTACACCACCGGAGATGAAAACAGCTCCCCTGGAAGACGGTGAGACGTCAGCAGGCGTCCGTCCTCACAGTCCAGGATATAAAGGGTTCCATCCGTGGAGGCAACACACACAAGAGCCCCGCTCCAGCCTGCGGTTGAGCCGTCAAACACAAACGGACTCGAGTAAACTTTCCCGCTCGTCTGGAAACTCCAGGCATGGGATCCGTCTGCACGACTGAGGCAGTGAAGGAAGCCGTCATGGGATCCACACAGGACAAAGCTTCCGTCCAGAGTGACACACGGTGATGAGAACACTGGAGCTTTGGTCGGGTGCTGCCATAGCTGAATGCAAAACATCAACAAGAACTTCATAAGAACCAAATATTGGTGAAGTGCCATCCTGTGATTGTTTAACACAGTCCATCTCAGTTTAAATTAATCTGAAGAAACACGTGTATTTTGGCTGCATTTACTTGAGCATAATAATCGCAACAGTGTTTAATACTACTGAGGGGCATAGTAAAACTATTGAAATAAACTGAGGGGTGATAGTGTGGACAGTAGACACAATAGGGTCATGTGAGTCAGATTCAAGCAGCCTAGGCTTTTAGCCAAACTACTGCAAAACTGTGGAAGATGAATGTCCGTTCTAACCTGCTTCCCAGCTTCACTGAAGGAGCAGATGTTTCCGTCCACTGAGCCGACGATCACATGACCGGAAGAGCAGTTAGGTGAGGAGAAGAAAGGACTGCTTCCAGAGTACGACCACATGACCTCGCCGTCAATCTAGAACATTGAAACCCAGCAGCAACAGTAAAACAGGTTTCagattgaaagacaaaaatacgACGTACGGGACTGAGGCACAGCAGCCTTCCACCAAGCGTGGCAACGTACAGACGCCTGCTGGATGTCTGCACAGCCGGGGAGGAAAAcactgctcctgctgcacacTGACGCTGCCAAACACACCGATGAACCTATGACACACGCCTGATCATTAAACACATATCGCGTCGATCATCCACGGCATACTTGtcattttaaatgctaaaattTGCACAAAAGATGGTCAGAATTAAACCATTAAGTCAAATACAAATACTTCTaaacaaaatgaatacaaataaacttcactgcctctgtttcctttcAATCTAAAACCAAAAGGGAGGAATGCATTTTCTGATCATATTGGATGGTTGATGTGACTCACTTCAAGATCAAGGGCGTAAACACAGCCGTCATGTGACCCCACGATCACCAGACCGGTGAGGGGGTCCACGACAGCGCTGCTCTTCACAGCATCTTTTGCTTCAAACGTCCACTCGGTCTCTCCAGAGTCAGCCCTCAGGAAGTGCACGCGGCCGTCGTAGCAACCTGAAGGTTTCGTGTTACTAggcaaaaacaatgttggaataTTTTGATGTTCTTCAATGCAGCACTGACCTACAATCACCAAACGTCCACAGATCGAAACTGCAGCGGAGGCCTCGATCCGTCCACTGAGGACTCGCTCCCACAGCAGACTCCCACTCTCCAGCTCTAATGCTTGAAGCCTGTGTGAGTGGGAGCCGATGAACACAGTGGACTTAGCTTGCAGTGGATCTCGGATCAGAAGAACCGGTGAGGCATCCACACATCTGCCAGTGTCTGAGGACCAGCTCAGACTGAGACCAAGCTTGCTGGACTTCACATTAGCCACCGGAACATTGGCATTTATCCCTGAAAGTTGGACAGTTCCGTTCAGTTCCATCACATCAGCTGCTCGTCGAACAACCTTCCCCGTCCGCTTCTCCAGCTCATCTGCTCTGCTGTCCTTCTCAGCTGGTGCTTCTGACGGAGCTTCAGCCGCTTTTCTCTTGGATCTCGTCTTCCCTTCAGGCGGCAGGATGTTTTTTAACACAGCAACGTGGTGGAGCACGTCAGAGAAGGTCTGCTCAAGAACAACCTCCAGCAGTTGAGCTGAGGTCGCTCCGACTGCTGACTGGACGTCCTCACAGAAACGTACAGCCTTCAGAGAATCCCCTCCGCTCCTGATGAAGGTGGACTCATCATCAACATCCGCGACAAGACCCAAAGAGTTCTGTTCAGGTCAGTGCATGAAGTGAGATCACGATGGAAGACAAATATTGGAAGCTTGCTAACTCACCAGCCACAGAGTTTGCAGTACAGCCTTCAGCGTGTGAACATCTGTGACCTGACTGAGCCTCAGCTCCCTCTGCATCCGGTACGTATTCAAGAGAGACTTTGTGTCCACTTTACCTGTCAAGCACCAAAACCAGTATTAAAGGGACTTTAATATCAGCACCGTTTAGACTCAGTCTCTCACCGTGGGAAGTCAAAGGCAAGGCTGAGACCAGAACCAAAGAGTCAGGGACACAGTAGGAGGGAAGACGCGCCGACAGCTGCTCCAAAATACGTCTCCTCTCACGGGCTTCTGCAACGTCCATCTCATCAGGGTGCTCAGCTGACATGGCCAGAGTGTGGCCTCCAGATGTGGACGTGACCACAAAAGCAACCAGCCGCAAACCGTCATGCAGACACACGGCACACGCTTCTACGGCAGGAAGACCCACTATGGCCTGGAAGGAACCGAAAACGAGTCTGCTTCAGGTGCTAGTTTGACTTCTAGCAAAGCACATCCACTTGAAGGTAAATATCAGTTACGCTCACGTTTTCATCCAGTAAAGAGTTAAAGCGCCATTAAATTCTGTTAAGCTACTCATCTAAAATACAATAGATATTAAATCAGATTTACATAATTCTTCAAAACACACTCAAAGAAACCAGCTATTACAACAAACCTTTAGGGCTGGTTGGAAAGGAGCAAACTTCAACACAGGTATGTGTttatgaacatttcatttccattaGGTCTCGTCAGGTGACCAGATCCAGTTAACGTGCAGAAACAGGATCTTttgatttttattaaaaacagcaTCTTGTTGAATATGTTGTTGTGTGCCGTGTTAGGGCCCATGCACCAGTTTTCTACAAACGTAGCGCTAGCGCCATCTGGTGTCCATTTGAGCTCATGCACTCGAAAAATATTGGTAAAATACGCGCTGGACAATGGAAGACAGTGAGACGGGAGGGTGAGGCTTAGGAGAGGCCCAGGCTCTGTGGATGCTTTGATAATGTTAGTATCACTTGAACCTTGGTTAAGCCGTTGAAACGTATGAAGATGGTCAAGAAGACAACAACTACTGTATGTGTACAGTAGTAAGTATATGTACTTTTATCAGTTTATTATAATGAGGTTTAAGTTTTATCAAACTTAAACctcattataatgacccagttattttgaaggctttatcctcaaattgagacttggATTTGTagagtccagccaaatggtcctcaTAAAGGCATTAGGTCCTCTCAATTGGTCGTCACAAGTAAAGATAAACtgggcacacactcacacacacttttcagACCCAACAAGAAGGTTGAACGCTGTACCTGCTGTACGCCGTCCAGATTGACCCGTTTCCCATGGCGCTTTATCATCCTGTCTTTGCGGCCCAGGTAGTAGAGCTGGGAGTCTCTGATGCTCACCCAGTCTCCGGTGGCTCTCATCGTTCCAGGGTGGaccacatcttcatcatccaaGAGGCAAACTCTGTTGACCCCACCTGTCCAGAGACTTTCAAAGGTAATAAAGCCTAGTTCAGGTCTGGGCTGAAATGCAACACACCTATGAAGACCTGGCCTTCCCCCTCAGTGACAACACAGCCGTTCTCGTCTTGAACTTCCACTGAAGTGGCCATCAGTGGAGATCCCAACGGtacagaggaggagctgcagagaggagcGTTAGGACTCGGTGTTCAGGATCGCGTCGTCTTTATTTaccctctcacacactcacgtgTCGTTGGAACGCAGCAGGGACGGAGGGATTTTATAACAGCAGGCCCAGCAGGACACCTCAGTGATGCCATAAACATTGAAGATGATGGTTTTGTTCTTCTCATGCTTCCAGCTGCCGAGCAGGGACGGTGACGGACACGCTTCGCCACCCAGAGCTAAAACTCTCAAGGAAGAGTCAGAGGACAAAACCACCTGTTTCAAGACGCGATGCCCAAATCGACTGAGCAGGGTGGGCGTGGCCTAAAACCAGAACGaataatgaagaaatgaaaacttCTCTTCCCTGAGCCGATTCTCACCTGCAGCACGGTCGTCTTGTGGCTCTGGAAGAGTAGGTGGGAAAGTTGGTTGGGGATTTTTTTGATCACGTTTGGTATGATCAGCAGCTGCGCCCCAGACGACAGGGCCACAAAAATATCCACGACAGATGGGTCGAAGGTCAAAGGCGAGGCCAAAAAAACGAGGTCATCCGGCACCACCTGAAACAAAGAGCTTAGAGAAGGACGGTGGTTACATGACCATCACAAATGTCACTGTGTTTCAGTCACTTCTGTTGGGGTCAAGTGCACCCGCTGACCTCAAGTGCAGGATGTTGGGTAGGATACACTCATGTGGGACCCTCACAATCTTTGGAAGACCTGTGGTTCCAGACGTGTGCAGGACATACGCCACATCTCGTCCGCCCGAGCCACGGTGTTTGGGAAGCTTCATTCCTGACCTGGGTTCTGCAGTCTGCACCGGCTCCACTTGCACCAGGGTAAGTTTGAACTTGGGCAGCGTCTCAATGATCTCcacagtcatgtgatcagcaaCTGCATTCTGGAATTGCTTGATATCATGGAGTaagaaaagttatttttgaGAGCACAAGCTCCAGAAGCTCTAAAGTAATAGACACCTGCAGAAGGTCGGAGTGAACCGCGCAGTACTTGAGGCCGCAATTGGCCATCACCCGGGCTGACAGAAGTCCGGGAGCATCTGGATCCAGCGGCACGTAGGCGTTAGTTGTGAACAGGATTCTGCAGTTACACACACAAGTGAGACAAAGCTCGGTTGTCTACCATGCAACACGGGCTCACCCCAGGATCCACACAGGTATGAACAGATCATCGCTATAGTAGAGTCCAATGAGGCCAAACTTTAAGGTCACGCTGGCTTGCAGTTTTTGGCCCAGTTCCTCCGAGAGTCGGATCAGATCTTTGTACAGCAGCGTCACCGGCGCTGCCGCAGAGACGCCGCTGTCATAAGTGACAGCTGCCCGCCCAGAGTGGACGGAAGCCGCGGCGGCAACAAGACCCTGCAGGGTCCCGGCCTCCATAGTCTACACCGCAGGCACACAGCGGCGTAGACATGTGAATGCAAGGATGGCGCGATCCTTACTTGAAAACGCAACACAACTGTTTAAGAGGTTCGCTGGGGTAAACGCTGTAAAAGCAAATTACCGCCACCTACTGTACTGGAGAGTGTATGACGTCATTAGTCTGAAAAAgcggtgttttattttttctacaTGCGTTTAATTAGAATCAGGATTATTCCCAAGGTCAGCgagggtcccaccaactaggaaagtgctttggagcAACGTGCAACAATGAACAaagcataataataacaataacagcaaacagtccatgtccaggacgagaagggtcagctctgatccgacctgcacgtctctgggtcctggagacatacatgtcctgaagaggtggcaggctgcaaccgatcaccttctcagcagatcGTCCGATGCGCTGCTTAAATGTGACATCTTCGTGTTATTTCGTCGGTGAACGCTCCGTGAATCCAACTTTGGCTAACACGATACACAACATAAACATACAACTCGTAGAAATGAACCAACATCAATTGTCGAAAGCATTATGTCAGATACTACTAGAGAACATCGAATGTCCGAGCTTCCATAAACGCCTCTTCGGTCACGGCGTCCAATCGTCAGTCGTGTTCATCTTATCAAGATTTTGAACCGAAGGCGCCATTTCGTGCGTTTGTGCCGTCGActactgtttttaaaaatggataTTGGAATCGAAAACATAGATACGTTTACAAGAGAACACTTCGAACGGAATAATCTGGATTTTCAAAGGGCACTGGACCGGATTATCAAAAAGGTTTGGAGCAGACGCGGTGGGGTGGTTTTCTCATTTCAAAGGACGTTTGTAATCCTGTCGGTTTGTTGTCGACAGTACTCCAGAGTTCAGTATGAGGACGACGCGCTGGTGGTGGACCTCAACACAGCGGAATTGGACTGTATGATCTTTTCTTCCCTAGATGTGACGTTGTGCTGTACATTTTCGACTCATtatatgtatgtttttgttgtgtagCTCTTGCCCGCTGCATGGAGAGCTATAAAAGACGCTTGAGCTTTGATGGAGAGGTTTGTCgagttttctttaaaaaaaaaaaaaacattaaaaaatatttttttttaactaggcATCCAACATGACTAGCTTGTCTGGGACATACGTGAGATTCTTTGATAAATATTTTACATCGCAACATTACATTATCTGCTATATTTACTTTCAACAGTTCTACATTTCATTCatctaaataaatgtttacagACAAGACTACTGCTATGTTTCCTGGTCTTAAGCTCATGCTTGAGCACCATCTCGTCCGTGACACATGAATGTACAAGTGGCATTGAGAAGACTGTGACTATCATTTGCTGAAGCACATGCAGTAGAGGACCATtcgaaaataatttaatttaataagcTTTTTCGCTTCCATCGTCTCAGCATGGCTCACGAGTTAATGTGCATGATTCACATTTACAGCAAAAACGTCAAATCAGAATGCCCAGTATTGTGTAGTGTAATGATGTCAAAACATTGCCTCCGCTGTGCACATGCCCTTTACTTGTGTTCCATACTTTATACcatcagcatgaaaatgcatgcAGCAGAATCTCACTGCAGTCAGTGACGTCTCTCCTATTGTCTGTTTCACAGGATGTTCCCAAAGCAGATGGAGGACATGTTTCCATGGATGGTAGGTCCTTTACATTATTTTTAGTGATTttgctttatattttttttttattgttgatttGATTTGTCTTTTAGAAATGTCATCGTGTTCAACAACTTTTCTGAGTGACCTCGAGACGACCATTCAGCCCGAAGATGAAGACAAGGAACTTGAAATGACTCTGAATAGTCGTAACAGCTCTTTGGCTGACGTCTACTCCAGTGCTGTCAATCATATCAGCCAAGCCCAACTCCTCCAGCGTGTCTCCAAGGCTGCCGACTCCATTGTTCGGAAGTACCGCAAATGGCGCGTCCAGGCCAATGCTAGCTTGAACAGCAGCGCTAATGCCTCGTTCAGGCACAAAAGGCAGTGGCCTGAAGCACCCAATACAGGACAGGGAATGTCTTTTAGTGCCTTCAGGCGTCTGTATCCTGAAGATGGAGGCCGGGATTTGACAGATCAATCTCCACAAAGACCAAGTGAAGTCCAGCAGCATGCTCCTAAACAGGAGAGGGGTTACACACAAGCATCTCCCCGAAAGCCCATTTTTGTCATGGACCTTTCTGCCATTTCTCATCTTCCCACTAAAAGAT
It contains:
- the cracd gene encoding capping protein inhibiting regulator of actin dynamics isoform X1, which gives rise to MATGAAANMHDLKLEVPEFKNQEKKRRLGKFQPFRRLFRKKKKRDVDARFHGAELKIGVCPGEACHGVVSDEEDANQNLRDLNPIGSRSLSHDSVFIPEESVKQPSLEYTMSQENVSDKVRNLQKQIAQSIKFGQKPPSVRRSEGDDGSSDEDEVPQSPMKVMAQVEAESAQTEQVHEAPVSRAQSTPVKSPRSKRVLPPTGTIESINLDAVPQSVPRLDNAAAKHKLSIKPKNQRVSRKHRRFTQDLQEVPTHGVLQEELEEAGVSSAVLRRTSVEEGDLKKQRWEEEERLEIERKQALEEQQLHQLEKERQRLLEEQQRIQKEEEENRLREAAEKRRLEEEKRIREEEERRQREELQRREEEERRMQEEQERLRKEEEERRVREEQERLRKEEEERRTREELERLRKEEEERRMREEQECLRKEEEERRMREEQERIRKEEEDRRMREEQECQRKEEEKMMRERERQRKEEEEKKLLEEKKRKEEEEKKKQEEEQRRQQELEAERAKKQREEEDRKKKEAAVKKKMQEIEERKRKEAEEKKRKEEELKRLSSAEMDSGSDPQERKRRAEELRWREMEERQKPFSFKVSSGEKQILFQKVNLSPVTPSSSQQSGAVTDQRDIVKASSSEGPESPNLPTSQCVPHTAILVTGAQLCGTAVNMDQIKDPACKSLLGLGEDRKTQGMPLTTKSKTSPDRKSGKTKSLTEASVSSDSAAVLAEWATIRSKIFKGVEEGKYDEQQDQNKNQPSSNTEEQSAFAHMNLRKTMSASPKFSITPAKKKFGDSNRNSEVFSVDDADEEPAASAPPATSRQAPNRTSKTVRITERGSEECMFAKDLPSFLVPNTAASEGTEMRTRGHSETEAMRREDEEGAEEKPSPFGIKLRRTNYSLRFHSEQSTEKRKKRYSAGDSFDGVPSPLTPIDPDADTSLVFSDKSRTPSPQKEKVVSKYLHSTHVAAPTKSRKSSCDDGDKVPSKSSLYRRPATSPKPTGRVQTPPLSPLPKVLPGLPSEVHRLGGGDSPGHEQITVGEDLTAASQLHCSSQGHIQGEEEPKEKRSFFPSINIPWREKVDRKTELKREKPSLQSRHSLDSSKVQDKEAGPLWITLALQKQKGFREQQQNREERRSQREAKLAEKQARERDSVTSLSPTESRGSASPGSKPQTPEEPKRPDSFLGRFERREQLKKANTLPSSVTVEISDSTPSPPAVKDVSKRFPTSDSPQVTTEPAWLALAKRKAKAWSDCPQIIK
- the cracd gene encoding capping protein inhibiting regulator of actin dynamics isoform X2, translating into MATGAAANMHDLKLEVPEFKNQEKKRRLGKFQPFRRLFRKKKKRDVDARFHGAELKIGVCPGEACHGVVSDEEDANQNLRDLNPIGSRSLSHDSVFIPEESVKQPSLEYTMSQENVSDKVRNLQKQIAQSIKFGQKPPSVRRSEGDDGSSDEDEVPQSPMKVMAQVEAESAQTEVHEAPVSRAQSTPVKSPRSKRVLPPTGTIESINLDAVPQSVPRLDNAAAKHKLSIKPKNQRVSRKHRRFTQDLQEVPTHGVLQEELEEAGVSSAVLRRTSVEEGDLKKQRWEEEERLEIERKQALEEQQLHQLEKERQRLLEEQQRIQKEEEENRLREAAEKRRLEEEKRIREEEERRQREELQRREEEERRMQEEQERLRKEEEERRVREEQERLRKEEEERRTREELERLRKEEEERRMREEQECLRKEEEERRMREEQERIRKEEEDRRMREEQECQRKEEEKMMRERERQRKEEEEKKLLEEKKRKEEEEKKKQEEEQRRQQELEAERAKKQREEEDRKKKEAAVKKKMQEIEERKRKEAEEKKRKEEELKRLSSAEMDSGSDPQERKRRAEELRWREMEERQKPFSFKVSSGEKQILFQKVNLSPVTPSSSQQSGAVTDQRDIVKASSSEGPESPNLPTSQCVPHTAILVTGAQLCGTAVNMDQIKDPACKSLLGLGEDRKTQGMPLTTKSKTSPDRKSGKTKSLTEASVSSDSAAVLAEWATIRSKIFKGVEEGKYDEQQDQNKNQPSSNTEEQSAFAHMNLRKTMSASPKFSITPAKKKFGDSNRNSEVFSVDDADEEPAASAPPATSRQAPNRTSKTVRITERGSEECMFAKDLPSFLVPNTAASEGTEMRTRGHSETEAMRREDEEGAEEKPSPFGIKLRRTNYSLRFHSEQSTEKRKKRYSAGDSFDGVPSPLTPIDPDADTSLVFSDKSRTPSPQKEKVVSKYLHSTHVAAPTKSRKSSCDDGDKVPSKSSLYRRPATSPKPTGRVQTPPLSPLPKVLPGLPSEVHRLGGGDSPGHEQITVGEDLTAASQLHCSSQGHIQGEEEPKEKRSFFPSINIPWREKVDRKTELKREKPSLQSRHSLDSSKVQDKEAGPLWITLALQKQKGFREQQQNREERRSQREAKLAEKQARERDSVTSLSPTESRGSASPGSKPQTPEEPKRPDSFLGRFERREQLKKANTLPSSVTVEISDSTPSPPAVKDVSKRFPTSDSPQVTTEPAWLALAKRKAKAWSDCPQIIK